The proteins below come from a single Hippocampus zosterae strain Florida chromosome 5, ASM2543408v3, whole genome shotgun sequence genomic window:
- the arl4aa gene encoding ADP-ribosylation factor-like 4aa, producing MGNGFSEQPSFLASIPFFQSFHIAILGLDSAGKTTVLYRLQFNEFVNTVPTKGFNAERVRVSLGGHRSVTFQFWDVGGQEKLRPLWKSYTRCTDGIIFVVDSVDAERMEEAKTELHKIAKTSENQGVPLLVVANKQDLRHSLGLLEIEKLLALKELSPATPWHLQPACAIIGDGLREGLDRLYDLILKHRKAIRQQKKKR from the coding sequence ATGGGGAATGGCTTCTCGGAACAACCTAGTTTCCTGGCGAGCATCCCATTCTTCCAATCCTTCCACATCGCCATCCTTGGGCTGGACTCTGCCGGGAAGACCACCGTGCTGTACAGGCTGCAGTTCAACGAGTTTGTCAACACGGTCCCCACCAAGGGTTTCAACGCAGAGCGGGTGCGGGTATCCCTGGGCGGCCACCGCTCCGTAACCTTCCAGTTTTGGGACGTGGGCGGCCAGGAAAAACTGCGGCCGCTGTGGAAGTCGTATACGAGATGCACGGACGGCATCATTTTTGTGGTGGACTCGGTAGATGCCGAGCGCATGGAGGAAGCCAAGACCGAGCTCCACAAGATCGCCAAGACTTCTGAGAACCAGGGGGTGCCGCTATTGGTGGTGGCCAACAAGCAGGACTTGAGGCACTCCCTGGGCCTGCTGGAGATTGAGAAGCTCCTGGCACTCAAGGAACTGAGCCCGGCGACCCCGTGGCACCTGCAGCCCGCCTGCGCCATCATTGGAGACGGACTCAGGGAGGGCCTGGATCGACTATATGACCTGATCCTGAAGCACAGAAAGGCGATCcggcagcagaagaagaagcgaTAA